In Prunus dulcis chromosome 1, ALMONDv2, whole genome shotgun sequence, the following are encoded in one genomic region:
- the LOC117614637 gene encoding inorganic phosphate transporter 1-4-like, whose product MAREQLEVLNALDVAKTQWYHFTAIVIAGMGFFTDAYDLFCISLVTKLIGRIYYQQLGAAEPGSLPSNVSAAVNGVAFCGTLTGQLFFGWLGDKLGRKRVYGMVLMVMVICSVASGLSFGRDAKAVVSTLCFFRFWLGFGIGGDYPLSATIMSEYANKKTRGAFIAAVFAMQGFGILAGGMVAIIVSAAFKHSFPAPSYEADAAASIFPQADYVWRIILMFGALPALLTYYWRAKMPETARYTALVAKNAKQAAADMSKVLQVEVEAEQEKIEQQGGNDFGLFSKDFLSRHGWHLLGTTSTWFLLDIAFYSQNLFQKDIFSAIGWIPKAKTMSALEEVFKIARAQTLIALCSTVPGYWFTVALIDRIGRFTIQIMGFFFMTVFMFALAIPYQHWTLRENRVGFVVMYSLTFFFSNFGPNATTFVVPAEIFPARLRSTCHGISAAAGKAGAIVGAFGFQYAEKGIGVRNSLIILGVVNFLGLLFTFLVPESKGRSLEELSGEAEQENAAPSESRQQESESGTRTAPV is encoded by the coding sequence ATGGCCAGGGAACAACTGGAGGTGTTGAATGCACTTGATGTGGCGAAAACACAATGGTATCATTTCACAGCAATTGTGATTGCTGGCATGGGCTTCTTCACAGATGCCTATGATCTCTTCTGCATTTCCCTTGTCACCAAATTGATTGGCCGCATATATTATCAACAACTTGGAGCTGCAGAGCCTGGAAGTTTGCCTTCAAATGTCTCGGCTGCTGTTAATGGTGTGGCCTTCTGCGGCACCCTCACAGGCCAGCTCTTCTTCGGCTGGCTTGGTGACAAATTGGGCCGAAAACGAGTCTACGGCATGGTCCTTATGGTCATGGTCATATGCTCAGTTGCATCCGGCCTTTCATTTGGGAGAGACGCCAAGGCTGTGGTTTCGACACTTTGCTTTTTCAGGTTCTGGCTAGGCTTTGGAATTGGCGGCGACTATCCTCTCTCAGCCACTATCATGTCCGAGTATGCAAATAAAAAGACCCGTGGAGCCTTCATTGCTGCTGTGTTTGCCATGCAAGGTTTTGGGATTTTGGCTGGTGGAATGGTTGCAATTATAGTATCTGCAGCATTCAAGCACAGTTTTCCTGCACCCTCTTATGAAGCTGATGCAGCTGCCTCTATTTTCCCACAAGCCGATTATGTTTGGCGAATTATTTTGATGTTTGGTGCACTCCCAGCTTTGCTTACTTATTACTGGCGTGCCAAAATGCCCGAAACTGCTCGGTACACTGCCTTGGTTGCCAAGAATGCCAAGCAGGCTGCTGCTGATATGTCGAAAGTTTTGCAGGTTGAGGTAGAAGCAGAGCAGGAGAAGATAGAGCAACAAGGAGGGAatgattttggtttgttttccAAGGACTTTCTTAGCCGCCATGGCTGGCACTTGCTTGGAACTACCAGCACATGGTTCTTGCTGGACATTGCCTTCTACAGCCAGAATCTATTCCAAAAGGACATCTTCAGTGCCATTGGCTGGATCCCAAAGGCAAAGACCATGAGCGCTCTTGAAGAGGTCTTCAAAATTGCCAGAGCACAAACTCTTATTGCTCTCTGCAGCACCGTCCCCGGGTACTGGTTCACTGTGGCACTCATAGACAGGATTGGAAGGTTCACAATTCAAATAATGGGGTTTTTCTTCATGACAGTCTTCATGTTTGCCTTGGCCATTCCTTACCAGCACTGGACTCTTAGAGAGAACCGAGTTGGGTTCGTTGTGATGTACTCATtgaccttcttcttctccaatttcGGTCCGAATGCCACGACATTCGTGGTGCCTGCAGAGATTTTCCCAGCAAGGCTGAGGTCCACATGCCATGGTATATCAGCTGCAGCAGGGAAGGCTGGGGCAATTGTGGGTGCATTTGGATTTCAGTATGCAGAAAAGGGTATTGGGGTGAGGAACTCCCTCATAATTCTGGGTGTGGTTAACTTCCTAGGGCTGTTGTTTACATTCTTGGTGCCTGAGTCAAAGGGAAGATCACTGGAGGAACTGTCTGGTGAAGCAGAGCAAGAAAATGCAGCTCCATCAGAATCAAGGCAGCAGGAGAGTGAAAGTGGCACAAGAACTGCTCCAGTTTAA
- the LOC117616439 gene encoding actin-depolymerizing factor, whose product MAFRGGNASSGMGVAEHCKNTFLELQRKKAYRYVIFKIDEKKKEVVVEKTGGPAESYDDFTASMPENDCRYAIYDFDFVTSENCQKSKIFFIAWSPSVSRIRAKMLYATSKDRFRRELDGIHYEIQATDPTEMELEVLRDRAH is encoded by the exons ATGGCTTTCAGAGGA GGAAATGCTTCATCAGGCATGGGTGTTGCTGAGCACTGCAAAAACACGTTCTTGGAACTGCAGAGGAAGAAGGCTTATCGCtatgtgatttttaaaattgacgagaagaaaaaagaggttGTGGTTGAAAAGACTGGAGGTCCAGCTGAAAGCTATGATGATTTCACTGCTTCAATGCCTGAGAATGACTGCCGCTATGCAATTTATGACTTTGATTTTGTCACTTCAGAGAATTGTCAAAAGAGCAAGATCTTTTTCATTGCATG GTCACCCTCTGTGTCACGGATCCGTGCCAAGATGCTCTATGCAACATCAAAGGACAGGTTCAGGAGGGAGCTGGATGGTATCCATTATGAAATCCAGGCAACTGACCCAACCGAGATGGAACTAGAAGTCCTTAGGGACCGTGCACACTGA
- the LOC117614040 gene encoding phosphoenolpyruvate carboxylase kinase 1-like has protein sequence MSEALQRDYQLCEELGRGRFGVVFKAQRNGDVFAVKSIDKRIADSGDSLDAQCLLTEPKILKLLASHPNVINLHDLYEDDDHLHMVLDLCDAPDLYRRVTLGVFSEPEAASVMAQLMLAVAHCHRLGVAHRDIKPDNILFDGRDRLRLADFGSAETFGDGETLSGLVGTPYYVAPELVAGREYGEKVDVWSSGVVLYIMLAGFPPFYGETAEEIFEAVLRANLRFPARVFNGVSASVKDLLRRMLCKDVSRRFSAEQVLTHPWITSGGGARAGAD, from the exons ATGAGTGAGGCACTGCAGCGAGACTACCAGCTGTGCGAGGAGCTTGGCCGTGGACGATTCGGCGTCGTTTTCAAAGCCCAGAGGAACGGCGACGTTTTCGCGGTCAAATCGATCGACAAGCGAATCGCCGACTCAGGCGACTCGCTCGATGCCCAATGTCTGTTGACGGAGCCGAAGATTTTGAAGCTTTTGGCCTCGCACCCCAACGTCATCAACCTCCACGACCTCTACGAAGACGACGACCACCTCCACATGGTCCTCGACCTCTGCGATGCGCCCGATCTCTACCGCCGAGTCACTCTCGGAGTCTTCTCAGAGCCCGAGGCCGCCTCGGTCATGGCTCAGCTCATGCTCGCCGTCGCGCACTGCCACCGCCTCGGCGTGGCTCACCGGGACATCAAGCCGGACAACATCTTGTTCGACGGTCGGGACCGGCTCCGGCTCGCCGATTTCGGATCGGCCGAGACGTTCGGGGATGGCGAGACGCTGAGCGGCCTCGTCGGAACGCCGTACTACGTGGCGCCGGAATTGGTGGCGGGAAGGGAGTACGGGGAGAAGGTCGACGTTTGGAGCTCCGGCGTTGTTCTGTACATAATGCTGGCCGGTTTCCCACCGTTTTACGGCGAAACGGCGGAAGAGATCTTCGAGGCGGTGCTCAGAGCGAACTTGAGATTTCCGGCGAGGGTTTTCAACGGCGTCTCGGCGTCCGTCAAAGATTTGTTGAGGCGGATGCTGTGTAAAGACGTTTCCAGAAGGTTCTCGGCTGAGCAAGTCCTCA CACATCCATGGATTACAAGCGGGGGAGGGGCCAGAGCTGGGGCTGATTAA
- the LOC117616438 gene encoding cryptochrome-1 — protein sequence MGSNKTIVWFRRDLRIEDNPALAAAARDGSVFPVYIWCPQDEGQFYAGRVSRWWLKQSLAHLDHSLRSLGAELVLIRTQSTFAALLECIEAIGATKVVFNHLYDPISLVCDHNIKGKLVELGISVQSYNADLLNEPWEVYDARGQAFTTFEAYWDKSLNMQRELVTLLPPWKLVPATGNVAKCSIEELGLENETEKSSNALLARAWSPGWSNADKALSEFSELHLLQYSKNRTKVGQNSTSLLSPYLHFGELSVRKVFQLARMKQILWAKEGNSVGVESVTLFLRAIGLREYSRYLCFNFPFTHERPLLSNLNFFPWQADQNNFKAWRQGRTGYPLVDAGMRELWATGWIHNRIRVIVSSFAVKVLLLPWKWGMKYFWDTLLDADLESDILGWQYISGSLPDGHELERLDSPEVQGSKFDPEGEYVRHWLPELARLPTEWIHHPWDAPDNVLKVSGVELGFNYPKPFIEIDLAREHLTKAIFKMWEMEAAAKAANSNGTDEVVVDNSDGIESLPIPKVILKNNAPCPTYSSNDQKVPTCQNSKSNQFNRKRSKHMQEERPLQDNLHNPNEAGTSRTNEDCSSTAESSMSKKQTTSRNSFSVPQSCSSSKDNSFLECESSDMKQSWQEQIDMEQSSSKDGATGDECL from the exons ATGGGTAGCAACAAGACTATAGTTTGGTTTAGAAGGGACCTCAGGATTGAGGATAATCCTGCCTTAGCTGCTGCTGCTAGGGATGGTAGCGTCTTCCCTGTTTATATATGGTGTCCTCAAGATGAAGGACAATTTTACGCGGGTCGAGTTTCGAGGTGGTGGCTAAAGCAGTCTCTTGCTCACTTGGACCATTCCCTGAGATCCCTTGGGGCTGAACTTGTGCTAATCAGAACCCAGAGCACTTTTGCTGCTCTCTTGGAGTGCATTGAAGCCATTGGAGCTACAAAAGTAGTATTCAACCATCTTTATG ATCCTATTTCACTTGTTTGTGATCACAACATCAAAGGAAAGCTGGTGGAGCTGGGCATTTCTGTGCAAAGTTACAATGCAGATCTGTTGAATGAGCCATGGGAAGTATATGATGCAAGAGGGCAAGCTTTTACAACCTTTGAGGCGTACTGGGACAAGTCCTTAAACATGCAACGGGAACTTGTCACACTCCTTCCTCCATGGAAATTGGTGCCAGCAACAG GAAATGTAGCAAAATGTTCAATTGAGGAATTGGGTCTTGAAAATGAAACAGAAAAATCTAGCAATGCCCTCTTAGCAAGAGCATGGTCTCCTGGTTGGAGCAATGCCGATAAGGCTCTAAGTGAATTTTCTGAGTTGCACCTGCTTCAATATTCAAAGAACAGGACAAAGGTTGGGCAAAACTCTACATCACTTTTGTCCCCATATCTTCATTTTGGAGAACTGAGCGTGAGGAAAGTTTTCCAGTTAGCTCGAATGAAGCAGATACTGTGGGCAAAAGAAGGGAACTCTGTAGGGGTTGAGAGTGTGACTCTTTTCCTGAGGGCCATTGGGCTTAGAGAATACTCACGGTATCTTTGTTTTAACTTTCCATTCACTCATGAGAGACCACTGCTCAGcaacttgaatttttttccttggCAAGCTGACCAGAACAATTTTAAGGCTTGGAGACAAGGTCGGACCGGGTACCCTTTGGTTGATGCAGGAATGAGAGAGCTATGGGCAACCGGGTGGATACACAACAGAATAAGAGTGATCGTATCAAGTTTTGCTGTGAAAGTATTGCTTCTTCCTTGGAAATGGGGAATGAAGTATTTCTGGGACACACTTTTGGATGCTGATTTGGAAAGTGATATCCTTGGTTGGCAGTATATCTCAGGGAGCTTACCAGATGGCCATGAGCTTGAGCGTTTGGACAGTCCAGAG GTTCAAGGCTCAAAATTTGACCCGGAGGGTGAATATGTAAGGCATTGGCTGCCTGAGTTAGCGCGTCTGCCAACTGAGTGGATCCATCATCCTTGGGATGCGCCGGATAATGTGCTTAAAGTTTCGGGGGTAGAGTTAGGATTTAACTATCCAAAACCTTTCATTGAGATAGATTTGGCTAGAGAACATTTGACCAAGGCTATATTCAAGATGTGGGAAATGGAAGCAGCAGCAAAGGCTGCAAACTCAAATGGCACAGATGAAGTTGTTGTTGACAATTCCGATGGTATTGAAAGTTTGCCTATCCCAAAAGTGATCTTAAAGAATAATGCTCCTTGTCCTACTTACTCATCGAATGATCAGAAGGTGCCTACATGTCAAAATTCCAAGAGTAACCAATTTAATAGGAAGAGATCCAAACATATGCAAGAAGAAAGGCCACTCCAAGATAATTTGCACAATCCTAATGAAGCTGGGACCTCGAGAACAAATGAAGATTGCAGCTCGACAGCTGAATCTTCAATGTCTAAGAAGCAGACAACAAGCAGAAATTCATTTTCTGTTCCACAGTCATGTTCCTCATCAAAAGACAACTCTTTTTTGGAGTGTGAATCTTCTGACATGAAGCAGTCATGGCAAGAACAGATTGACATGGAACAGAGTTCAAGCAAAGATG GAGCTACGGGAGATGAATGCCTATAA